In Dolichospermum flos-aquae CCAP 1403/13F, the following proteins share a genomic window:
- a CDS encoding sulfurtransferase — protein MNNQFIVSPQWLLENLNNSQVVIVDCRFSLADAELGKKQYQANHIPGSYYLDLNQDLSSPVQEHGGRHPLPNTTELAEKLSAIGVNSQRTLVVAYDDSRLAFASRLWWLLRYLGHEQVAVLDGGFDRWQKAGYTVTDIIPTGARGIFIPQIQEDKVVDFTYVKNHKDSPDVVLVDSREGERYRGEREPIDKIAGHIPGAVNYPWQEITDTFGCLLPPSEQSQHWQNIDTNKEILVYCGSGVTACVNLLSLAIAGIPTAKLYAGSWSDWISY, from the coding sequence ATGAATAATCAATTTATTGTTTCTCCACAATGGCTGTTGGAAAATCTCAATAATTCTCAAGTTGTGATTGTTGATTGTCGGTTTTCTTTAGCTGATGCCGAATTAGGAAAAAAACAGTATCAAGCTAATCATATCCCAGGCTCTTATTATTTAGACTTAAATCAAGATTTATCTAGTCCTGTACAAGAACATGGGGGCAGGCATCCTTTACCAAATACCACAGAGTTAGCCGAAAAATTATCAGCAATTGGGGTAAATTCTCAAAGAACTTTAGTAGTAGCTTATGATGATTCTCGCTTGGCTTTTGCATCTCGTTTATGGTGGTTATTGCGGTATTTAGGACATGAACAAGTAGCTGTTTTAGATGGTGGCTTTGACCGTTGGCAAAAAGCAGGTTATACTGTTACAGATATAATTCCTACGGGTGCAAGAGGAATATTTATTCCCCAAATCCAAGAGGATAAAGTTGTAGATTTTACTTATGTAAAAAATCACAAAGATAGTCCAGATGTAGTTTTAGTAGACTCCAGAGAAGGAGAACGCTATCGTGGAGAAAGAGAACCAATTGATAAAATTGCTGGACATATTCCCGGTGCTGTTAATTATCCTTGGCAAGAAATAACTGATACTTTTGGTTGCCTACTTCCCCCGTCAGAACAATCTCAACACTGGCAAAATATAGACACAAATAAAGAAATTTTAGTTTATTGTGGTTCTGGTGTGACGGCTTGTGTAAATTTACTTTCTTTAGCTATAGCTGGAATTCCCACCGCTAAACTTTACGCTGGTAGTTGGAGTGATTGGATTAGTTATTAG
- the gor gene encoding glutathione-disulfide reductase, with protein sequence MTFDYDLFVIGAGSGGLAASKRAASYGAKVAIAEYDLVGGTCVIRGCVPKKLMVYGSHFRAQFQEAAGYGWTVGDVKFDWEHFITSIDNEVNRLSKLHISFLEKAGVELISGRASFVDPHTVEVNGKQYTAAKILIAVGGRPIKPEIPGIEHGITSNEIFHLKTQPKHIAIIGSGYIGSEFACIMGGLGSEVTQIIRKEQILNGFDQDIRTSIQEGMTNHGIRIIQNTEVTAIEKVDAGLKLTLSGENQEPIIADVFLVATGRSPNIEGLGLENAQLDCVPSSEEEPGYSTSNAISVNEYSQTCQPHIYAVGDVTDRLNLTPVAIGEGRAFADSEFGNNRREFSHKTVATAVFTTPEAATVGLTEAQARSKFGDDNIKIYRTSFRPMYYTLPGKQEKTMMKLIVDTNTDKILGAHMVGDSAAEIIQGVAIAVKMGATKADFDATVGIHPSAAEEFVTMR encoded by the coding sequence ATGACTTTTGATTACGACCTGTTTGTGATTGGTGCTGGTTCTGGGGGTTTGGCTGCTTCTAAACGGGCGGCTAGTTATGGTGCAAAAGTGGCGATCGCCGAATATGATTTAGTTGGTGGTACTTGCGTAATTCGCGGTTGTGTCCCCAAAAAACTCATGGTTTATGGTTCTCACTTTCGGGCTCAATTCCAAGAAGCCGCAGGTTATGGTTGGACAGTGGGAGACGTAAAATTTGACTGGGAACATTTTATTACATCCATAGATAACGAAGTTAACAGACTTTCCAAACTTCACATCAGCTTTTTAGAAAAAGCCGGAGTAGAACTAATTTCCGGTCGTGCTAGTTTTGTAGACCCCCACACAGTCGAAGTGAATGGTAAACAATATACAGCCGCGAAAATTTTAATTGCTGTCGGTGGTCGTCCCATTAAACCAGAGATTCCAGGTATAGAACACGGTATTACCTCCAATGAAATCTTTCACCTGAAAACCCAACCCAAACATATCGCTATCATTGGTTCTGGTTATATTGGTAGTGAATTCGCTTGTATCATGGGCGGTTTAGGTTCAGAAGTCACGCAAATTATCCGCAAAGAGCAAATTTTGAACGGTTTTGACCAAGATATCCGCACCAGTATCCAAGAAGGAATGACGAATCATGGTATTCGTATTATCCAAAATACTGAAGTGACAGCAATAGAAAAAGTAGACGCAGGACTGAAATTAACCTTATCTGGAGAAAACCAAGAACCAATCATTGCTGATGTATTTTTAGTAGCTACCGGTCGCAGTCCCAACATAGAGGGGTTAGGCTTAGAAAATGCCCAACTTGACTGTGTTCCCAGTTCTGAAGAAGAACCAGGATACAGCACCTCAAATGCAATTTCCGTCAATGAATATAGTCAAACTTGCCAACCCCATATTTATGCTGTTGGTGATGTCACAGACCGCTTAAATTTAACACCCGTGGCTATTGGAGAAGGACGTGCTTTTGCTGATAGTGAATTTGGCAACAATCGTCGCGAATTTAGTCACAAAACCGTAGCTACTGCCGTATTTACTACCCCAGAAGCGGCTACAGTGGGTTTGACAGAAGCCCAAGCTAGGTCAAAATTCGGTGATGATAATATCAAAATTTATCGAACTAGCTTCCGCCCCATGTACTACACTTTACCGGGTAAGCAAGAAAAAACCATGATGAAGTTGATAGTAGATACTAACACTGATAAGATTTTAGGCGCTCACATGGTGGGAGATAGTGCCGCAGAAATTATTCAAGGTGTCGCTATTGCGGTGAAAATGGGGGCAACTAAAGCTGATTTTGATGCCACTGTAGGTATTCATCCCTCAGCAGCAGAGGAATTTGTCACCATGCGATAA
- a CDS encoding tRNA (5-methylaminomethyl-2-thiouridine)(34)-methyltransferase MnmD, translating to MFTPQQTQDGSFTFFSTEFNEAFHSHYGAKQESFLKFAVPTRLPILAETGFVRLLDVCYGLGYNTAAALQTIWQVNPRCRVEVIGLELNPIVPQAAINHHLFNGWDDKYIKILTQIAFAHQIHIDYLQATLLIGDARSLIVQVHESGFQADAIFLDPFSPPQCPQLWTVEFIQKVSECLHQNGLLATYSCAAAVRTALLAAGLVVSSTPPIGRRTPGTIAGHPKHGEESTISSLPPLSQAEAEHLRTRAAIPYRDPSLSDTAEMILKRRQEEVQVSTLESSSQWRKRWRR from the coding sequence ATGTTTACACCCCAACAAACGCAAGATGGTTCTTTTACCTTTTTTTCCACAGAGTTTAATGAAGCCTTTCATAGTCACTATGGAGCAAAACAAGAGAGTTTCCTGAAGTTTGCTGTTCCGACTCGATTACCAATATTAGCCGAAACGGGATTTGTGCGGCTGCTAGATGTTTGTTATGGTCTAGGATACAATACAGCGGCAGCTTTACAGACAATTTGGCAAGTAAATCCTCGTTGCCGTGTGGAAGTGATTGGCTTAGAACTAAATCCCATTGTCCCCCAGGCGGCAATTAACCATCACTTATTCAATGGTTGGGACGACAAATATATAAAAATTTTAACTCAAATAGCGTTTGCACATCAAATCCACATAGATTATTTGCAAGCTACTTTACTAATTGGTGATGCTAGAAGCTTAATTGTACAAGTACATGAATCAGGTTTTCAAGCAGATGCAATTTTTCTTGATCCCTTTTCACCTCCCCAATGTCCACAGTTATGGACGGTGGAATTTATCCAAAAAGTATCAGAATGCTTGCATCAAAATGGGTTACTGGCTACTTATTCCTGTGCTGCGGCTGTAAGGACTGCATTGTTAGCTGCGGGTTTGGTTGTCAGTTCTACTCCACCGATAGGAAGACGGACTCCAGGGACTATTGCTGGACATCCCAAACATGGTGAGGAATCAACTATATCCTCTTTACCGCCTCTTTCCCAAGCTGAAGCAGAACATTTACGAACTCGTGCTGCTATTCCTTATCGAGATCCTAGTTTAAGTGATACTGCTGAAATGATACTCAAAAGACGACAAGAAGAAGTGCAAGTTTCTACATTGGAATCAAGTTCACAATGGCGCAAAAGGTGGCGAAGATAG
- a CDS encoding tectonin domain-containing protein produces MKVKKLGLGLSTLAALSVFTNLAFSLPAVAQTWQRVPGCAKKIALGGAGAWVLGCAKGGSGGYQIFSWNGSAWDLVPGAAVDIAVDSSGTPWVVSTGGEIFQRSGNSWQRVAGCAKKIAAGGAGPWVLGCAKGGSGGYQIFSWNGSAWDLVPGAAVEIAVDSSGSPWVVSTGGEIFQRSGDSWQRVAGCAKKIAVGGAGPWVLGCAKGGSGGYQIFSWNGSAWDLVPGAAVEIAVDSSGSPWVVSTGGEIFRAP; encoded by the coding sequence ATGAAAGTTAAAAAACTCGGTTTGGGATTATCAACACTTGCAGCCTTGTCAGTATTTACAAATCTTGCTTTTTCTTTGCCTGCTGTTGCACAAACATGGCAACGAGTTCCCGGTTGTGCCAAGAAAATCGCCCTTGGTGGTGCTGGTGCTTGGGTATTAGGTTGTGCCAAAGGTGGCAGTGGTGGTTATCAAATCTTCTCCTGGAATGGTTCTGCTTGGGATTTAGTTCCCGGTGCGGCTGTAGATATAGCTGTTGACTCCAGTGGTACTCCTTGGGTCGTTAGCACCGGTGGAGAGATTTTCCAAAGAAGTGGCAATTCATGGCAACGAGTTGCTGGTTGTGCCAAAAAAATCGCTGCTGGTGGTGCTGGTCCTTGGGTATTAGGTTGTGCCAAAGGTGGCAGTGGTGGTTATCAAATCTTCTCCTGGAACGGTTCTGCTTGGGATTTAGTTCCCGGTGCGGCTGTAGAGATAGCTGTTGACTCTAGCGGTAGTCCTTGGGTTGTTAGCACCGGTGGAGAGATTTTCCAAAGAAGTGGTGATTCATGGCAACGAGTTGCTGGTTGTGCCAAAAAAATCGCTGTTGGTGGTGCTGGTCCTTGGGTATTAGGTTGTGCCAAAGGTGGCAGTGGTGGTTATCAAATCTTCTCCTGGAACGGTTCTGCTTGGGATTTAGTTCCCGGTGCGGCTGTAGAGATAGCTGTTGACTCTAGCGGTAGTCCTTGGGTTGTTAGCACCGGTGGAGAGATTTTCCGCGCACCATAA
- a CDS encoding AAA-like domain-containing protein, giving the protein MTNFNYYKLGGSLEYQHPTYVIRQADSDLYEGLKNGDLCYVLNSRQMGKSSLRVHTMKQLKEEGIKCASVDLTRIGSHVTPSEWYGGLVSELLRGFGLSKKVNFGTWWREREFLPPKQRLSELIDDVLLTEFSGKIIIFIDEVDSILRISFKDDFFAFIRACYNQRADNPEYQRLTFCLLGVATPSNLIADKNRTPFNIGRAIELNGFQLNEVESLMQGLEDIVARPQTILSEVLNWTGGQPFLTQKLCQLICISSNSFPKFQEKEYVEKLVQTQIIENWEAQDEPEHLKTIRDRILQSSENQTGRLLGLYQQILQEGEIIADDSPEQTQLRLTGLIVKQQGKLRIYNCIYAEIFNQIWLDKVLANIRPYAQMLNIWVSSNFQDESRLLRGQSLQDARNWAADKGLSDLDRKFLDASQELEKRDIQKKLQIEAEASGILATANDVLLVANQKAKKRIQIGGGVLVITIVTAMATGTWANRMIKDIQLEKITSLSISSYALLNSNRELDALIAAIKAARQLKSATWTDANTKESVKLALQRAVYKVRERNRLEGHNDAVRSVTFSPNGKIIATASEDNTVRLWNINGKEIRKFIDNNQRFRNVKFSPDNKIIAAISANNTIEIWQINGEKLITLKGQDNQDNFMNSLCFIPDSEILAAPSQDNTIQLWSIDGQEIKTLKGHKFPIWSISCSLNSKNIITADLGGFIIIWSANGERIKTWKAGNQSIFDVSFSPDGKTIVTAGGDTTIKLWNLDGKELKTIGKHDNYVTSVSFSSDGQTIISGSADNTVKLWSIEGKELKTLKGHNNSVFSVSFNPDHKIIASASADNTVKLWNLDQEPKTLIGHSDSLWAINFSPDGKIIASAGDDKTIQLWSIDGQKLKSISPNSNLDWNRIWNITFSPDGNTIATVGFDQTVKIWSLDGENIKTFQGHKDQVIDVNFSPNGKILATASYDGTVKLWDINNQELRTLIGNGGRVRSVNFSPDGMMIASGHHDGTIKLWNLEGKNLKTFKGHNSYITNVRFSPDGKTIASSSQDKTIKLWSLEGQEIKTFKGHTAGVTKFSFSPDSKIIVSASSDGTIRLWNVENGQEIKTIEGHGYAFLNVSFSPDGKKIATVSDDGLVEIWNAETLDFDHLIDRGCNWLDNYLKNNSQVSNTDKNICN; this is encoded by the coding sequence ATGACAAATTTCAACTACTACAAACTCGGAGGCAGTCTAGAATATCAGCATCCTACTTATGTGATTAGACAAGCTGATTCTGACCTCTATGAAGGCTTAAAAAACGGAGACTTGTGTTATGTTTTAAACTCGCGGCAAATGGGTAAGTCGAGTCTGCGCGTACATACTATGAAACAGCTTAAAGAAGAAGGAATAAAATGTGCATCAGTTGATTTAACTAGAATTGGTAGTCATGTTACACCTTCTGAATGGTATGGAGGATTGGTTTCTGAGTTGTTGCGGGGTTTTGGTTTGTCTAAAAAAGTGAATTTTGGGACTTGGTGGAGAGAACGGGAGTTTTTACCACCAAAACAACGATTAAGTGAATTAATCGATGATGTATTATTAACAGAATTTTCTGGAAAAATTATTATTTTCATTGATGAAGTTGACAGTATTTTAAGGATAAGTTTTAAAGATGATTTTTTTGCCTTTATTCGTGCTTGTTATAATCAACGGGCAGATAATCCAGAATATCAACGGCTCACCTTTTGTTTATTAGGAGTAGCAACTCCCTCTAATTTAATTGCTGATAAAAATCGCACCCCTTTTAATATTGGTAGAGCTATCGAATTAAATGGATTTCAATTAAATGAAGTAGAATCCTTAATGCAAGGTTTAGAGGACATAGTTGCTAGACCACAAACAATATTATCAGAGGTGTTAAATTGGACTGGAGGACAACCATTTTTAACCCAAAAACTTTGTCAATTAATTTGTATTTCTAGTAATTCATTTCCAAAGTTTCAGGAAAAAGAATATGTAGAGAAATTAGTCCAAACTCAAATTATCGAAAATTGGGAAGCACAAGATGAACCAGAACATTTAAAAACTATCAGAGATCGAATTTTACAAAGCTCAGAGAATCAAACTGGGCGATTATTAGGATTATATCAGCAAATATTACAGGAAGGAGAAATAATTGCCGATGATAGCCCTGAACAAACTCAATTACGACTAACAGGATTAATTGTTAAACAACAGGGAAAATTGAGAATTTATAATTGCATTTATGCGGAAATATTTAATCAAATATGGCTAGATAAAGTCTTAGCAAATATTCGACCTTATGCACAAATGTTAAATATTTGGGTAAGTTCCAATTTTCAAGATGAATCGCGGTTATTACGTGGTCAAAGTTTACAAGATGCTCGTAATTGGGCAGCAGATAAAGGTTTGAGTGATTTAGATCGTAAATTCTTAGATGCTAGTCAGGAATTAGAAAAGCGAGATATTCAGAAAAAATTGCAAATAGAAGCAGAAGCATCTGGGATTTTAGCAACAGCAAATGATGTTTTATTAGTAGCTAACCAAAAAGCTAAAAAACGGATTCAGATAGGAGGAGGAGTATTAGTAATTACCATAGTTACAGCGATGGCTACTGGAACTTGGGCAAATAGAATGATTAAGGATATACAATTAGAAAAAATCACATCTTTGAGTATATCTTCCTATGCTTTATTAAACTCAAATAGAGAACTTGATGCTTTGATTGCAGCCATAAAAGCAGCTAGACAATTAAAATCAGCAACTTGGACAGATGCTAACACTAAAGAATCTGTAAAATTAGCATTACAAAGAGCAGTTTATAAAGTCAGAGAACGAAATCGTTTAGAAGGACATAATGATGCTGTCAGAAGTGTAACTTTTAGCCCAAATGGAAAAATAATTGCTACTGCTAGTGAAGATAATACAGTTAGACTATGGAATATCAATGGCAAAGAAATCAGAAAATTTATTGATAATAATCAAAGGTTTAGAAATGTTAAATTTAGTCCAGATAATAAAATAATTGCGGCTATAAGTGCAAATAATACTATCGAAATATGGCAAATAAATGGGGAAAAATTAATCACTTTAAAAGGACAAGATAACCAAGATAATTTCATGAATAGTCTTTGTTTTATTCCTGATAGTGAAATCCTTGCTGCTCCTAGTCAAGACAATACTATTCAACTTTGGAGTATTGATGGACAAGAAATTAAAACTCTCAAAGGTCATAAATTTCCTATTTGGAGCATCAGTTGTAGTCTTAATAGCAAAAACATCATTACGGCTGATTTAGGGGGATTTATAATTATTTGGAGTGCAAATGGAGAAAGAATTAAAACCTGGAAAGCAGGTAATCAATCTATTTTTGATGTTAGTTTTAGTCCTGACGGAAAAACCATAGTTACTGCGGGAGGAGACACTACTATTAAACTTTGGAATTTAGATGGAAAAGAACTCAAAACTATTGGCAAACATGATAATTATGTTACTAGTGTTAGCTTTAGCTCCGATGGTCAGACGATCATTTCTGGTAGTGCTGACAACACAGTTAAATTGTGGAGTATTGAAGGTAAAGAATTGAAAACTCTCAAAGGGCATAATAATTCTGTTTTTAGTGTGAGTTTTAATCCCGATCATAAAATTATTGCCTCTGCGAGCGCTGACAATACAGTTAAACTTTGGAATCTTGATCAAGAACCCAAAACTTTAATTGGACATTCTGACTCTCTTTGGGCTATTAATTTTAGTCCCGATGGTAAAATCATTGCTTCAGCAGGAGATGATAAAACTATTCAGCTTTGGAGTATTGATGGTCAAAAACTCAAATCTATTAGTCCCAACAGTAATCTTGATTGGAATCGGATTTGGAACATTACCTTTAGTCCCGATGGTAATACAATTGCTACTGTAGGTTTTGATCAAACGGTTAAGATTTGGAGTCTTGATGGTGAAAACATTAAAACCTTTCAAGGACACAAAGATCAAGTTATTGATGTCAACTTTAGTCCTAACGGTAAAATTCTGGCAACTGCTAGTTATGATGGTACGGTTAAACTATGGGATATAAATAATCAAGAACTGAGAACTTTGATAGGAAATGGTGGTAGGGTTCGTAGTGTTAATTTTAGTCCTGATGGCATGATGATTGCTTCTGGTCATCATGACGGGACAATAAAACTTTGGAATTTAGAGGGAAAAAATCTGAAAACTTTCAAAGGACATAATAGTTATATCACTAATGTTCGTTTCAGTCCTGATGGTAAGACAATTGCCTCTAGTAGTCAGGATAAAACGATTAAACTCTGGAGTTTAGAAGGTCAGGAAATCAAAACTTTCAAAGGTCATACTGCGGGAGTTACTAAATTTAGCTTTAGTCCTGATAGCAAAATTATAGTTTCTGCTAGTTCTGATGGCACAATCCGACTTTGGAATGTAGAAAATGGTCAAGAAATTAAAACTATTGAAGGACATGGTTATGCTTTTTTGAATGTTAGCTTTAGTCCTGATGGCAAAAAAATTGCTACGGTAAGTGATGATGGACTTGTGGAAATCTGGAATGCCGAAACTCTCGATTTTGATCATCTAATTGATCGGGGTTGTAACTGGTTAGATAATTATCTCAAAAACAATTCCCAAGTGAGCAATACTGATAAAAATATTTGCAATTAA
- the dcm gene encoding DNA (cytosine-5-)-methyltransferase produces MIKFIDLFSGTGGFRLAIERICHNYKIPCQCVFSSDIDINAQKIYLENFGETPIGDITKIDENDIPDHDILLGGFPCQPFSICGELKGFEDTRGTLFFDIARIIKNKQPSAFILENVKQLKGHQQGQTLQIIINTLKDLGYYTDYQILNALNFGLPQKRERILIVGLKNQTHHHNFNWPLIKMPMQPLSEILEKSVSDFYYASDKIRQNRLEKVKLNQKYDQPTIWHENKSGNISVYPYSCALRAGASYNYLLVNGERRLTEREMLRLQGFPESYKIVGSYQTMRKLTGNAIAIPCVATVIDSVINAILVNLNVKRIQNLEFRITFCNGDFTPTQNPLLVEAGDFNPQR; encoded by the coding sequence ATGATCAAGTTTATAGACTTATTTAGCGGTACAGGTGGATTTAGATTAGCAATTGAAAGGATTTGTCATAATTATAAAATTCCATGCCAATGTGTTTTTTCTAGTGACATTGATATAAATGCCCAAAAAATATATTTAGAAAATTTTGGAGAAACACCCATAGGAGATATTACAAAAATTGATGAAAATGATATTCCTGACCATGATATATTATTAGGTGGTTTTCCTTGTCAACCTTTTAGCATTTGTGGAGAACTGAAAGGTTTTGAAGATACTAGAGGAACATTATTTTTTGATATTGCCAGAATTATTAAAAATAAACAACCTTCAGCTTTTATATTAGAAAATGTCAAACAACTAAAAGGACATCAACAGGGGCAAACATTACAAATAATTATTAATACATTAAAAGATTTAGGATATTATACAGATTATCAAATTCTTAATGCTCTTAATTTTGGTTTACCACAAAAACGAGAAAGGATTTTGATAGTCGGATTAAAAAATCAAACTCATCATCATAATTTTAATTGGCCATTAATCAAAATGCCTATGCAGCCTTTATCAGAAATATTAGAAAAGTCTGTTTCTGACTTTTATTACGCTTCGGACAAAATTAGACAAAATCGTTTAGAAAAAGTCAAGCTTAATCAAAAATATGATCAACCAACAATATGGCATGAAAATAAATCTGGTAATATCAGTGTATATCCTTATTCCTGTGCATTGAGAGCAGGAGCATCTTATAATTATTTATTAGTCAATGGAGAAAGAAGATTAACAGAAAGAGAAATGTTAAGATTGCAAGGTTTTCCAGAATCTTATAAAATAGTAGGAAGTTATCAAACCATGCGAAAATTAACTGGTAATGCCATCGCTATTCCTTGTGTTGCTACTGTGATTGATTCTGTAATTAATGCAATATTAGTAAATCTAAATGTTAAAAGAATACAGAATTTAGAATTTAGAATTACGTTTTGCAACGGGGATTTTACCCCGACGCAAAACCCGCTGCTTGTAGAAGCAGGGGACTTTAACCCCCAAAGGTAA
- a CDS encoding AbfB domain-containing protein, whose translation MKFNLLKRFLSISTLGLSVCGIVLTSSSSVYAQYKSLYGQVQSFRSYNFPDRYIRHRNLLGYIEPINNELGRKDASFKIVRGLANSKCSSFESVNFPGHFLRHENFRLQLSRMINQQLFREDATFCIKGGVFGDDQRWTFESLNFPGHYIRHKNFELWVERSDGSDLFAQDASFRIFNPLYR comes from the coding sequence ATGAAATTTAACCTACTAAAAAGATTCTTGAGTATTTCAACTTTAGGTTTGTCAGTCTGTGGGATTGTGCTAACATCATCATCTTCCGTTTATGCCCAATATAAAAGTTTGTACGGTCAAGTTCAGTCCTTTCGTTCGTATAACTTTCCTGATCGCTATATTCGCCACCGAAATTTATTGGGCTACATAGAGCCAATTAATAACGAACTCGGAAGAAAAGACGCAAGTTTCAAAATTGTTCGGGGATTAGCAAATAGCAAATGCTCTTCATTTGAATCTGTAAACTTTCCAGGTCACTTCTTGAGACACGAAAATTTTCGACTCCAGTTGTCAAGGATGATCAATCAGCAGCTTTTTAGGGAAGATGCTACTTTTTGCATTAAAGGTGGAGTCTTTGGTGATGATCAACGTTGGACATTTGAATCTCTCAACTTTCCTGGACACTACATCCGACACAAGAATTTTGAGTTGTGGGTAGAACGCTCAGATGGTAGCGATTTATTTGCACAGGATGCGTCATTTAGGATTTTCAATCCTCTCTATCGGTAG
- a CDS encoding cellulase family glycosylhydrolase encodes MNRRQFLTWFGVSSAANLLFSYEAVAKLVKFKKNRQKINRNTPQKTTFYIQGRNLYDQLGNKVILRGVNKMSVWDGEDPTGSISFPEIRKTGANTVRIVWAITTQQGTTDINVLDQLINNAINNQLIPMIELHDATGEWNRLQTLVDYWVQPNVVNLIQKYQQYLLVNIANEAGNDQVNEAQFIDGYTTAIQSMRAAGIRTPLVIDAPDWGKNLGILDATASTLLKADPDNNLLFSVHLYWGISNGADANFVRSQLQKSVNLGYPLIVGEFSKFGAYAGENKSGCSSDGEIDYKTILEECHKHEIGWYAWEWGPGNGYNDPLCATMDMTPDRLFQNLKPGWATEVAISSPYSIKNTSVTPAIMTSRI; translated from the coding sequence ATGAATCGTCGTCAATTTTTAACTTGGTTTGGAGTTAGTTCCGCTGCTAATTTATTGTTTTCTTATGAAGCTGTTGCTAAGTTGGTTAAGTTCAAAAAAAACCGTCAAAAAATTAATCGCAACACTCCTCAAAAAACTACTTTTTATATCCAGGGTAGAAACCTATATGATCAGCTTGGCAACAAAGTAATTCTGCGCGGAGTTAACAAAATGTCTGTATGGGATGGAGAAGATCCCACTGGCAGTATTTCCTTCCCAGAAATTCGCAAAACGGGGGCAAATACAGTCAGAATTGTTTGGGCTATCACAACTCAACAAGGGACAACAGATATTAATGTCCTGGATCAACTGATTAACAATGCCATAAATAATCAACTTATTCCCATGATTGAGTTACATGATGCCACAGGAGAATGGAATCGTCTTCAGACATTAGTTGATTACTGGGTTCAGCCTAATGTTGTCAATTTAATCCAGAAATATCAACAATATCTATTAGTTAATATTGCCAATGAAGCAGGAAATGATCAGGTGAATGAAGCTCAATTTATTGATGGTTATACAACAGCTATTCAATCTATGCGAGCCGCAGGAATTCGTACTCCTTTAGTAATAGATGCTCCCGACTGGGGTAAAAATCTCGGCATCCTCGATGCTACTGCATCTACTTTACTCAAGGCTGACCCAGACAACAATTTACTGTTTTCAGTTCATCTTTATTGGGGTATATCTAATGGTGCTGATGCTAACTTTGTGCGATCGCAGTTGCAAAAGTCAGTTAATCTAGGTTATCCCCTAATCGTAGGCGAATTCTCCAAATTTGGAGCTTATGCTGGTGAAAATAAAAGTGGATGTAGTTCAGATGGAGAAATTGACTACAAAACCATCTTAGAAGAATGTCACAAACACGAAATTGGTTGGTATGCTTGGGAATGGGGACCTGGCAACGGTTATAATGATCCTCTTTGTGCTACTATGGACATGACTCCTGATCGTTTGTTCCAGAATCTCAAGCCAGGATGGGCAACTGAAGTAGCAATTTCCAGCCCTTACAGTATCAAAAATACCTCTGTCACACCTGCCATCATGACTTCCAGGATTTAG